The genomic stretch CTAATACAGAGGAACTTGATGAAGGAAAAGTTGTTGTAGAACTTCAAGAAGCTCTTCCAGAACAAAGCCTTCTTTTTGTTGGAAACTCTATGCCTATTCGAGATGTTGATACATTTTTAAGAAAGTCATCTAAAAGTCTAGATGTATTAGCAAATAGGGGAGCTAACGGAATTGATGGAGTTGTTTCAGCAGCACTTGGTGCAAGTACTGCTTATCATCATTCTGTATTGTTAATTGGCGATGTATCTTTTTATCATGATTTAAATGGGTTATTAGCTGCACATTTGAATGAATTGAACCTAACCGTTGTGCTTGTTAATAACGATGGTGGGGGTATCTTCTCTTTTCTTCCTCAAGCAAAGGAAGAAAAGCATTTCGAACTTCTGTTTGGTACGCCGCTCGGAATTGATTTCTCAAATGCTGTAAAAGCTTATCATGGGTCATTTCATAAAGCGAGCAATTGGGCGGATTTTCGTTATTATCTTGAGGAATCTTTCAGAACCAAAGGTGTTACAGTCATTGAGATTGAAACAGTGCGTACGAAGAATGTTGAAACACATCGAAGTATGTGGAAAGATATTGAGGATGCTTTAAATGAGGAAAAGGAAAAATGAACAAAATCATTCGTGGAGTGAATTATAATATTGAAATCGAAGGAGAAGGCCCACCTCTTCTGCTTCTTCACGGTTTTACAGGATCTCAGGCAACATGGAAACATGTGAAGGAATATTTTACCCATTATAAAGTGATTACAATAGATCTTATTGGACATGGAGAAACAGACAAGCCTGCTGACCCTAGTCGTTATACGATGGAGGAAACTGTAGCAGATTTGGTTCAACTGTTCTATGAGTTAAAGATTGAAAAAGCAACGGTTCTTGGTTATTCAATGGGTGGAAGAGTTGCATTATCGTTTGGAATTTTATATCCTCATAAAGTGACGGCACTTATATTAGAAAGCTCTTCACCTGGTCTTAAGACAATTGAAGAAAAGAAAGCTCGTCAATTGAATGATGAGCAACTTGCTTCTTTCATTAACGAAAAAGGAATAGAGGCTTTTGTGGAAAAGTGGGAAAACATCCCGCTCTTTCATTCTCAAAAGTCCCTGCCAAATGATATTATTGAAGAAGTAAGAAAAGAGCGATTAAAAAATGTTCCCCGCGGTTTAGCAAATAGCTTAATTGGGATGGGGACAGGCATGCAGCCTTCATGGTGGCCGCTTTTGTCTACTCTCAATATGCCAATACTTCTTATCACAGGAAAACTTGATATAAAGTTTTGTCAAATTGGTTTAGAGATAGATGAGCAGCTTACAAACTCTTTTTTAGAAAGAGTTGAAGAAGTTGGGCATGCTATACATGTGGAAAAACCTCGAATTTTTAGTAAAATAGTAGATGGGTTTTTACAAAGTGTACATGAATAAAGGAGGACTAAAAAATGTCTACAGTAGAATGGACTGCAGAACGTAAGTACGAAGATATTTTATATGAAACGTACAATGGAATTGCTAAAATCACAATCAACAGACCAGAGGTGCATAATGCATTCCGTCCCCGTACGGTTTCAGAGCTAATCGATGCTTTTGCATATGCTCGTGATGATGCCAATGTTGGTGTTATTGTATTAGCAGGTGCTGGTGAAAAAGCATTTTGCTCTGGTGGAGATCAAAAAGTACGTGGTCATGGTGGCTATGTTGGGGACGATCAAATTCC from Priestia filamentosa encodes the following:
- the menH gene encoding 2-succinyl-6-hydroxy-2,4-cyclohexadiene-1-carboxylate synthase, whose translation is MNKIIRGVNYNIEIEGEGPPLLLLHGFTGSQATWKHVKEYFTHYKVITIDLIGHGETDKPADPSRYTMEETVADLVQLFYELKIEKATVLGYSMGGRVALSFGILYPHKVTALILESSSPGLKTIEEKKARQLNDEQLASFINEKGIEAFVEKWENIPLFHSQKSLPNDIIEEVRKERLKNVPRGLANSLIGMGTGMQPSWWPLLSTLNMPILLITGKLDIKFCQIGLEIDEQLTNSFLERVEEVGHAIHVEKPRIFSKIVDGFLQSVHE